The following proteins come from a genomic window of Alicyclobacillus dauci:
- a CDS encoding 2Fe-2S iron-sulfur cluster-binding protein, with translation MDKVTLKITRGNPNDGETVMDYDVPYSEGMSLLEAVLWTRAHHDPSLAVRYSCRSANACKECSAIIDGKPGYLCNTKAQKGALVNVAPLRSRTWIRDLVTEID, from the coding sequence ATGGACAAAGTAACGCTCAAAATTACGCGAGGTAACCCGAATGATGGAGAGACCGTGATGGATTACGATGTCCCGTACTCGGAAGGCATGAGCCTGCTGGAAGCCGTCCTTTGGACGCGGGCGCACCATGACCCGAGTCTAGCGGTCCGATATTCCTGCCGATCCGCCAACGCCTGCAAAGAATGTTCAGCCATCATCGACGGCAAACCAGGCTACCTGTGCAATACCAAGGCTCAAAAAGGGGCTCTGGTGAACGTGGCTCCTTTGCGCTCGCGAACATGGATTCGCGATCTCGTCACTGAAATTGATTGA
- a CDS encoding FAD-binding protein, producing MSDFITDVLVVGSGAAGLMAARAASDAGASVLVVDKSVVGRGGATVLAQMTVAVALGEAEDDNPSIHEEDTLVGGRGLCDPQIVRAIVERGPEVILEVEKYGVNWARTPDGRRSQVVAPGHSRRRCVYVDVLNTGGATSAGLRRATFRDPQIRRLRNVMITRLVKDDGVVVGAIGFSIESLEPITIAASNVIIATGGLTETYARNSASANMTGDGFVLAAEAGAELRDMELVQFFPIAHLHPPVVGIDPIMWDPFRYKLGGRLLNRNGEEFMLKYAGEEAGRYTATRDMTTTAIFEEVAAGRGSDHGGAYLDFQMVPETKLREAFGPVIGILENNGIDLTKQMVEVAPMAHFMIGGIKVDPSMNTTIPGLLACGEGIYGMHGANRLSGNAITEALVSGRIAGETAAKHRSKGNSDAAKKAAREEWERLHHLWHPHDVKQDDGSVVGLKQSLQTAMWENAGPIRTGRKLDKAMEEIATLKEQCESLSLAEETRFPLQFVEKVELYNMLKVSEAIVRGAKLRRESRGCHVREDYPETHEHAQSTRFHYNSETGWEILYDV from the coding sequence GTGTCTGACTTTATCACAGACGTACTGGTAGTGGGTTCAGGGGCAGCCGGTCTCATGGCAGCTCGTGCAGCAAGCGACGCGGGCGCTTCCGTTTTAGTCGTTGACAAGAGTGTCGTCGGACGTGGGGGTGCAACGGTCCTTGCACAGATGACTGTGGCTGTGGCACTCGGTGAAGCGGAGGACGACAACCCAAGTATTCATGAAGAAGATACCCTGGTCGGCGGACGCGGTCTATGTGATCCGCAAATCGTCCGGGCCATTGTTGAGCGCGGGCCGGAAGTCATTCTGGAAGTTGAAAAATACGGCGTCAACTGGGCTCGTACCCCCGACGGGCGACGGTCTCAAGTTGTCGCACCCGGACACTCGAGAAGACGCTGTGTCTATGTGGACGTCCTCAACACGGGAGGTGCCACGTCCGCAGGTCTGCGGCGGGCGACATTCCGAGATCCGCAAATTCGTCGTTTGCGAAATGTCATGATCACGCGGCTCGTGAAGGACGATGGCGTGGTAGTGGGAGCGATCGGATTTTCTATCGAGTCGCTCGAACCGATCACGATCGCGGCTTCCAATGTCATCATTGCCACCGGTGGTCTTACGGAAACCTATGCGCGCAATAGTGCGTCCGCCAACATGACGGGCGACGGCTTCGTGCTAGCTGCGGAAGCGGGTGCAGAGCTTCGCGATATGGAACTCGTACAGTTCTTCCCCATTGCACACCTGCATCCGCCCGTGGTCGGGATCGATCCGATCATGTGGGATCCCTTTCGCTACAAACTCGGCGGGCGCTTGCTGAATCGCAACGGTGAAGAATTCATGCTGAAGTACGCAGGTGAAGAGGCTGGCCGATATACTGCCACCAGAGACATGACGACGACAGCCATATTCGAGGAAGTGGCTGCAGGCCGCGGTTCCGATCACGGCGGTGCCTACCTAGACTTCCAAATGGTTCCGGAGACGAAATTGCGAGAAGCGTTCGGTCCCGTCATCGGCATCCTGGAGAACAACGGGATCGACTTGACGAAGCAGATGGTTGAGGTGGCGCCAATGGCACACTTCATGATTGGCGGTATCAAAGTCGATCCGTCGATGAACACGACGATACCCGGTCTCTTGGCCTGTGGAGAAGGCATTTACGGCATGCACGGCGCCAACCGGTTGTCCGGAAATGCCATCACCGAGGCACTGGTCAGCGGCCGAATCGCCGGCGAAACGGCTGCCAAACACCGGAGCAAAGGAAATTCAGACGCAGCAAAGAAAGCTGCCCGTGAAGAGTGGGAAAGATTGCACCATCTATGGCACCCACACGACGTAAAGCAGGACGATGGTTCTGTTGTCGGGTTGAAACAGTCGTTGCAGACGGCGATGTGGGAAAACGCCGGTCCCATTCGCACCGGTCGCAAACTCGACAAGGCCATGGAAGAAATTGCGACTCTCAAGGAACAGTGTGAAAGCTTGTCGTTAGCGGAGGAAACACGCTTTCCATTGCAGTTTGTCGAGAAGGTTGAACTCTACAATATGCTCAAGGTCAGTGAGGCCATCGTCCGGGGAGCCAAGCTCCGCCGTGAATCAAGAGGGTGCCATGTCCGCGAAGACTATCCGGAAACACACGAGCACGCACAAAGTACTCGGTTTCATTACAACTCTGAGACTGGTTGGGAAATCTTATACGACGTATGA
- the aceA gene encoding isocitrate lyase, with protein MTKYTESERIMADRGQVEQLEYEWKTDFRWKGIERPYSASDVLRLRGSVHIEHSLARMGAERLWRLLHTEHHIKALGALTGNQAVQQVKAGLKAIYLSGWQVAADANLSGHMYPDQSLYPANSVPHVVKRINQALQRADQIHHIEGVDDTHWFAPIVADAEAGFGGPLNVFELMKQMIEAGAAGVHFEDQLSSEKKCGHMGGKVLIPTSNAVRNLVAARLAADVVGVPTVLIARTDANGANLLTSDVDPRDAEFITGERTVEGFFRIRGGLDAAIARGLAYAPYADLIWCETSEPNLEEARRFAEAIHSQYPGKLLAYNCSPSFNWKKKLDDEQIARFQDELGDMGYKFQFVTLAGFHTLNHSMFTLAHGYKQRGMAAYSDLQQAEFADEVHGYTATKHQREVGTGYFDEVAQVVSGGFSSTVALLGSTEAEQFA; from the coding sequence ATGACTAAATATACGGAGAGTGAGAGAATCATGGCGGATCGCGGTCAAGTAGAACAACTGGAATACGAGTGGAAAACAGACTTCCGCTGGAAGGGCATTGAACGCCCGTACAGTGCCAGCGATGTGTTGCGGCTGCGCGGATCGGTACACATTGAACACAGTCTCGCCCGAATGGGTGCAGAACGCTTGTGGCGGCTTCTTCACACAGAGCATCACATAAAAGCCCTCGGAGCGCTCACTGGGAACCAAGCCGTACAACAAGTAAAAGCAGGACTTAAAGCGATTTATCTCAGTGGCTGGCAAGTTGCAGCTGACGCCAACCTGTCTGGCCACATGTATCCCGACCAAAGCCTCTACCCTGCGAACAGCGTGCCGCATGTTGTGAAGCGAATCAACCAAGCCTTGCAGCGGGCGGATCAGATTCACCACATCGAAGGAGTTGACGATACGCATTGGTTTGCACCCATCGTCGCTGATGCAGAAGCCGGTTTTGGCGGACCACTGAACGTCTTTGAATTGATGAAACAGATGATCGAGGCGGGCGCAGCAGGTGTACACTTCGAAGATCAGTTATCCTCCGAGAAGAAATGTGGGCATATGGGTGGCAAGGTCCTCATCCCGACAAGCAATGCGGTGCGCAACCTCGTCGCTGCGCGGTTGGCTGCCGATGTCGTCGGTGTTCCCACGGTCCTTATCGCGCGCACGGACGCAAACGGAGCAAACTTGCTAACAAGCGACGTGGACCCGCGCGACGCAGAATTCATTACGGGTGAACGCACTGTCGAAGGGTTTTTCCGCATTCGCGGCGGACTCGATGCTGCGATTGCGCGCGGTCTTGCATACGCGCCGTACGCAGACCTGATTTGGTGCGAAACATCCGAGCCGAATCTGGAAGAAGCCCGCCGCTTTGCGGAAGCCATTCATTCGCAGTATCCTGGAAAGCTGCTTGCATACAACTGTTCTCCCTCTTTCAACTGGAAGAAGAAACTCGACGATGAGCAAATTGCCCGCTTTCAAGACGAACTCGGCGATATGGGTTACAAGTTCCAATTCGTGACGTTGGCCGGGTTCCACACCCTCAATCACAGCATGTTCACACTTGCTCACGGATATAAACAACGCGGAATGGCGGCCTACTCCGACTTACAACAAGCCGAATTTGCTGACGAAGTTCACGGATATACGGCCACCAAGCACCAGCGTGAAGTGGGCACTGGCTATTTCGATGAAGTTGCTCAAGTCGTTTCGGGTGGATTCTCTTCCACCGTCGCCCTCCTGGGCTCAACGGAAGCCGAACAGTTCGCATAA
- a CDS encoding aldolase/citrate lyase/malate synthase family protein, giving the protein MLMSEPNQIDRGRSVSVASKVLQEVPVGPITEEDLRTNVSLGIQYIEAWLRGSGEVPIFNLMEDAATAEISRAHVWQWIRHERGVLSDGRNIDFDLVRTIIDEEHSKLLETTEQNASDHAYETAAGLLWDLILENEFVEFLTVPGYKLLV; this is encoded by the coding sequence ATGTTGATGTCAGAGCCAAACCAAATTGACCGCGGACGTTCCGTTTCCGTCGCGTCGAAAGTTCTCCAAGAAGTGCCGGTTGGTCCCATCACGGAGGAAGACCTCCGGACGAACGTCAGCCTGGGGATTCAGTACATTGAAGCCTGGTTGCGCGGTTCTGGGGAGGTGCCTATTTTCAATCTCATGGAAGACGCTGCAACGGCGGAGATCTCCCGGGCGCATGTGTGGCAGTGGATTCGTCATGAACGAGGCGTACTCAGCGACGGCCGCAACATTGATTTCGATCTCGTTCGAACAATCATCGACGAAGAGCACTCAAAGTTGCTCGAGACAACCGAACAGAACGCCTCAGATCACGCGTATGAAACGGCAGCGGGGTTACTCTGGGATCTGATTTTGGAGAATGAGTTTGTCGAATTCCTAACGGTCCCCGGCTACAAACTTCTCGTCTGA
- a CDS encoding glutamate-5-semialdehyde dehydrogenase, with amino-acid sequence MSDTGLQKHVLDRVCLAKEASRFLAGISTQDKNEALQRMAQALWDNRQQILDANRVDIEDAEKSGDPASRIDRLLLDTQRVEAMMKGLYQIMELPDPIGETLETAVLQNELRVEKRRVPLGVIAMIYESRPNVTVDAVGLTLKTGNAVVLRGGKESLRSNQALVDALQLGLRKSRVPVDSIQFVNRVDREAVDILIQARGLVDLAIPRGGAGLIGRVIQGACVPVIETGVGNCHIYVDADADLAKALSIILNAKTQRPSVCNAAETLLVHEAVADEWLPVAISNLLQHDVEIRGCPQTEALARQSGAPNRLVRAASEEDWATEFLAPILAIKVVKSADEAIRHITHYGTQHSEAIVTENVAVAEDFLSRVDAAVVYHNASTRFTDGFEFGFGAEIGISTQKLHARGPMGLRELTSYQYVVRGNGQVRQ; translated from the coding sequence ATGAGCGACACCGGTCTACAGAAGCACGTGCTTGATAGGGTATGCCTTGCCAAAGAGGCCTCCCGCTTCTTAGCGGGAATCTCGACCCAGGACAAGAACGAGGCTCTGCAGCGAATGGCCCAGGCGCTTTGGGACAATCGACAGCAAATTCTAGATGCAAATCGAGTGGATATCGAAGATGCGGAAAAGTCCGGCGATCCTGCCAGTCGAATTGATCGACTGTTGTTAGACACACAACGAGTCGAAGCGATGATGAAGGGCCTGTATCAGATCATGGAGTTACCCGACCCTATCGGTGAAACATTGGAGACAGCTGTGCTCCAAAATGAACTTCGTGTGGAAAAGCGGCGAGTACCCCTTGGAGTAATCGCGATGATCTATGAGTCGCGGCCGAATGTGACGGTCGATGCTGTCGGGTTGACGCTCAAGACGGGTAATGCTGTCGTGCTGCGCGGCGGCAAGGAGTCGCTGCGATCCAACCAGGCACTCGTGGATGCTTTGCAACTGGGCCTGCGCAAAAGCCGCGTTCCCGTCGACAGTATCCAGTTCGTGAACCGTGTCGACAGAGAGGCGGTGGACATACTGATCCAAGCCAGGGGACTCGTGGACCTGGCCATTCCTCGGGGAGGAGCCGGCCTGATCGGGCGTGTCATCCAAGGTGCTTGCGTACCGGTCATTGAAACGGGCGTCGGCAACTGCCACATCTATGTCGATGCCGATGCTGACCTTGCTAAGGCGCTCAGCATCATACTCAACGCGAAGACGCAGCGACCATCGGTGTGTAACGCCGCAGAAACGCTACTCGTCCATGAAGCAGTGGCAGACGAGTGGCTGCCCGTTGCCATAAGTAACTTGCTGCAACACGACGTTGAAATTCGTGGCTGCCCGCAAACCGAAGCGCTTGCCAGACAGTCCGGTGCTCCAAACAGGCTTGTCCGGGCGGCATCTGAAGAAGACTGGGCAACTGAATTTCTCGCCCCCATTTTGGCCATCAAGGTGGTCAAGTCGGCGGATGAGGCAATCCGACACATCACGCACTATGGGACCCAGCATTCGGAGGCAATCGTCACCGAAAACGTCGCCGTAGCGGAGGACTTCTTATCGCGGGTGGACGCTGCAGTGGTCTACCATAACGCGTCGACCCGATTCACCGATGGATTTGAGTTCGGATTTGGGGCGGAAATCGGCATCTCTACCCAAAAGCTGCACGCCCGTGGGCCCATGGGGTTGCGTGAACTGACAAGCTATCAATATGTGGTGCGAGGGAATGGACAAGTGCGGCAATAG
- the proB gene encoding glutamate 5-kinase, which translates to MTAQRIVIKVGSSSLTDEDTRISVKKMDRLVTQIAQMHRETSGQIILVSSGAIAAGIGKLGWSHAHCTMPEKQAAAAVGQEALISLYERLFAREGISIAQILLTRSDVEDRRRFVNIRNTIKTLLRHGILPIVNENDTVAVDEIRFGDNDTLASLVALTAEADKLILLTDIDGLYTANPKENPEAQHISDVWDITGEMERAAGGSGSTVGTGGMKTKITAAKIAVRAGIDVVIASSHTDNVLRRVMQDERIGTMFHASSDRPAARKSWIAFGTRARGRIGIDDGAIRALKHHGSLLVPGITKVTGDFLEGSTVEVSDADDRVLGRGIVNFSARDLKRLLARRTAGESIHDVQEIIHRNDLMIFE; encoded by the coding sequence ATGACGGCACAGCGCATCGTGATCAAGGTTGGATCAAGTAGTCTGACCGATGAGGACACTCGTATTTCGGTCAAAAAAATGGACCGTCTGGTGACGCAGATTGCGCAAATGCACCGCGAGACGTCAGGCCAGATCATTCTCGTCTCATCTGGGGCGATTGCAGCGGGCATCGGAAAACTGGGTTGGTCGCACGCGCACTGCACGATGCCGGAGAAACAAGCTGCGGCTGCCGTCGGGCAAGAGGCTCTCATTAGTCTGTATGAACGCCTCTTTGCGCGCGAAGGCATTTCCATTGCCCAAATCCTGCTCACACGCTCTGATGTAGAAGACCGCAGGCGGTTTGTGAACATCCGCAATACCATCAAGACACTTCTCCGCCACGGTATCCTGCCTATCGTGAACGAGAACGACACCGTTGCGGTCGATGAAATTCGTTTCGGTGACAATGACACGCTTGCGAGTCTCGTGGCCCTTACAGCTGAAGCCGATAAACTCATACTGCTCACGGATATCGATGGACTGTATACCGCAAACCCAAAGGAAAATCCGGAAGCTCAGCATATTTCGGACGTCTGGGACATCACCGGCGAGATGGAACGCGCGGCTGGAGGATCGGGGAGCACAGTTGGCACCGGGGGCATGAAAACGAAGATCACCGCCGCGAAGATAGCAGTTCGGGCAGGCATTGACGTCGTCATTGCGTCCAGCCATACGGACAACGTGTTGCGGCGAGTGATGCAAGATGAGCGGATCGGGACGATGTTCCATGCTTCGTCGGACCGGCCTGCGGCCAGGAAGTCGTGGATTGCGTTTGGGACGAGAGCCAGGGGGCGGATCGGGATCGACGACGGTGCCATACGAGCACTGAAACATCATGGCAGCTTGCTCGTTCCAGGGATCACGAAAGTGACCGGAGATTTTTTGGAGGGGTCGACGGTCGAAGTGTCAGATGCCGATGACAGAGTGCTTGGACGGGGCATCGTGAACTTCTCCGCTCGCGACTTAAAACGATTGTTAGCGCGGCGAACAGCCGGCGAATCCATTCACGACGTTCAAGAGATTATCCACCGAAACGACTTGATGATTTTCGAATGA
- a CDS encoding VOC family protein, protein MTTYEVTVQFRVTEFPIGLKWYSKLLNRDPDFVPHEAFAEWELIPGTWLQVAEGTPTEGSGPLRLGVSDIESERDRVVKELDLEPFEVYGRSEVPVKWGTFSDPWGNRIGFFEYLDEIEKEKTINRILHT, encoded by the coding sequence ATGACGACATATGAAGTGACGGTGCAATTTCGTGTTACAGAGTTTCCTATTGGGCTGAAGTGGTATTCAAAATTGCTTAATCGAGATCCGGACTTCGTACCCCATGAGGCATTTGCAGAGTGGGAACTGATTCCAGGAACTTGGCTCCAAGTAGCTGAAGGCACGCCGACAGAGGGGAGCGGTCCCCTGCGCTTAGGTGTCAGTGACATCGAAAGTGAGCGAGATCGGGTTGTGAAAGAATTGGATCTTGAACCTTTCGAAGTGTATGGGCGTAGCGAAGTGCCCGTGAAATGGGGGACTTTCTCGGATCCTTGGGGAAACAGGATAGGTTTCTTCGAGTATCTGGATGAAATCGAGAAAGAAAAAACGATTAACAGAATACTCCACACATAA
- a CDS encoding GNAT family N-acetyltransferase, which produces MLHKWLNDPRVLAFYEGRDRPHDMDMIRARFLTKTDASRVLGCLVSWEGTPVGYVQAYPVTVDKQLYGYSDQLRVYGMDQFLGEPEIWNQGIGTVLVREVSDWLLRQRGADYVVMDPRVDNLRAIHVYEKCGFKKVKLLPQRELHEGIYHDCWLMELARD; this is translated from the coding sequence ATCCTTCATAAGTGGTTAAATGATCCCCGCGTTCTCGCCTTTTATGAAGGACGCGACAGACCGCATGACATGGACATGATTCGCGCCAGGTTTCTGACTAAGACGGATGCATCACGTGTTCTTGGATGTCTAGTTTCATGGGAAGGTACTCCAGTAGGATATGTACAGGCATATCCTGTCACGGTCGATAAACAGCTGTACGGGTACTCCGACCAACTTCGCGTTTACGGTATGGATCAATTTCTGGGTGAACCCGAGATATGGAATCAGGGGATTGGAACAGTGCTGGTTCGTGAGGTTTCAGACTGGCTACTGCGACAGCGCGGAGCTGACTATGTAGTAATGGACCCGCGTGTAGATAATCTTAGAGCCATCCATGTCTACGAAAAGTGCGGATTTAAAAAGGTAAAGTTGTTGCCACAACGGGAATTGCACGAAGGAATATATCACGACTGCTGGCTCATGGAACTGGCAAGGGACTGA
- a CDS encoding cupin domain-containing protein → MMISKENAEHYIWRGICDGWHLVKQDDLSIIHERMPRGTSEVRHFHNKSRQFFFVLSGMATLEVDGDQHVIREFQGIEVAPGTPHQMMNTSQEDVEFIVVSQPMSHGDRVSLDEKE, encoded by the coding sequence TTGATGATCAGCAAAGAGAATGCCGAACATTATATTTGGCGTGGAATATGTGATGGTTGGCACCTGGTTAAGCAGGATGACTTAAGCATAATCCATGAGAGGATGCCACGCGGTACGTCTGAGGTTAGGCATTTCCACAACAAGTCAAGACAGTTTTTCTTTGTCTTGTCGGGTATGGCGACATTAGAAGTTGATGGGGATCAACACGTCATCCGGGAGTTTCAGGGGATCGAGGTGGCACCAGGAACCCCACACCAAATGATGAACACGTCGCAAGAAGATGTAGAATTCATCGTTGTGTCGCAGCCGATGAGCCATGGAGATCGTGTTTCACTAGATGAGAAAGAATAA
- a CDS encoding 2'-5' RNA ligase family protein, with amino-acid sequence MRKNNGCEKSRRTAAGREGSACRCEGGERVRRAIHIFPEFQNACAIDRLREKYDPLFHLIQPHVTLVFPFASGVPAESLRQHVKLSVRGLSPFEIVLRGVTGVDGEYLFLNVKVGNDRIIELHDRLYSGILAQHLNRTVTYSPHLTVGRINDKGIFELALAETEHFGETFQATVHEIVVEKIDEGGKSTVEMTVPLD; translated from the coding sequence ATGAGAAAGAATAATGGGTGTGAAAAATCCAGGCGGACGGCTGCCGGACGTGAGGGCAGTGCTTGCAGATGCGAAGGCGGTGAGCGGGTGCGAAGGGCTATACATATATTTCCTGAGTTTCAGAATGCATGCGCAATCGACAGGTTACGCGAGAAGTACGATCCCCTATTTCATCTGATTCAGCCCCATGTGACTCTCGTATTTCCGTTTGCTAGCGGAGTTCCTGCTGAGTCTCTCAGACAACACGTAAAGCTATCCGTTCGGGGTTTGTCCCCGTTTGAAATTGTTCTCAGGGGTGTCACGGGGGTCGACGGGGAGTACTTGTTCCTAAATGTGAAGGTGGGGAACGATCGCATTATTGAATTGCACGACAGGCTGTACTCCGGAATTTTGGCGCAACATCTAAATCGCACTGTCACGTATTCTCCTCATTTAACGGTTGGGCGAATCAACGACAAGGGGATTTTCGAGTTGGCCCTGGCAGAAACCGAACACTTTGGTGAGACGTTTCAAGCGACGGTCCACGAAATTGTTGTTGAGAAGATTGATGAGGGCGGAAAGTCGACTGTGGAGATGACGGTCCCACTAGATTGA
- a CDS encoding VOC family protein, which translates to MKPILNQIGTVFIPVSNIQEARNWYCDILGLPVDGEILFGHLYVIPMNGTGIVLDSKIYSKESVFKTPPFHLNTNDIEQAYAYLKDKDVELITGIEHNQWFNFKDPDGNHLMVCQC; encoded by the coding sequence ATGAAACCTATACTAAACCAAATTGGAACGGTTTTTATCCCCGTCAGTAATATTCAAGAAGCACGCAATTGGTACTGTGACATATTGGGGTTACCAGTTGATGGCGAGATCCTGTTTGGTCATTTATATGTCATACCGATGAACGGAACAGGAATTGTATTAGATAGCAAGATTTATTCAAAGGAGAGTGTTTTCAAGACTCCTCCATTTCATTTGAACACCAATGATATAGAACAAGCATACGCGTATTTGAAGGATAAGGATGTCGAATTGATAACGGGAATTGAGCATAATCAATGGTTTAATTTCAAAGACCCTGACGGCAATCACTTAATGGTTTGTCAGTGTTAG
- a CDS encoding IS1380 family transposase: MKQHKHTRKHRRRKSCKIHTHFDLNSATAFGGAAGLIDFVLQTGMDKYFCTEELGKRKDAQFQMDDVALTFVLGTLLGQERIFHFEDIEHDPLLMLKLDLPKLPDTTLLYKDLKRLGSPVGMEAIRSAQRLVLKSLLPKGHDIVVDIDSSVETVFGNQEQSAVGFNPHHHGRASFHPLLAFESQMGCCIYDELRSGDAHTAEGFAAFYEAMKKQLPTGVNIRAIRMDKGFTGEKVFQTLEQDGRDYVIKLKWTKRLAELAPNLAWHCITQSDTEHCDVASLMYQATSWEKPRRVVIVRRLDIDPQEVLCADWFWEYEAIATTFDWNGEDIWHFYNHRGNAENHIKEAKYGFAVDQFSSQNFNTNKALEALKLLAYNLLLLYKQAALQPGVRQWTVGRLRRRLFLLPGILVHHARQWTIRLPEFAQRLSTQVLQVAT, from the coding sequence GTGAAACAACATAAGCATACACGAAAACACCGCCGCCGGAAAAGCTGTAAAATACATACTCACTTCGACCTCAATTCTGCCACTGCATTTGGCGGGGCGGCAGGACTCATCGATTTCGTCCTCCAAACCGGTATGGATAAGTATTTTTGCACAGAGGAACTTGGCAAACGGAAAGACGCTCAATTCCAAATGGATGACGTTGCTCTTACGTTCGTCCTCGGTACATTGCTGGGTCAGGAACGAATTTTCCACTTCGAGGACATTGAGCATGATCCCCTTCTTATGCTCAAGCTGGATCTGCCGAAGCTGCCAGATACAACGCTGCTGTACAAGGACTTGAAGCGGCTAGGCTCCCCTGTTGGTATGGAGGCGATCCGCTCGGCACAGCGCCTTGTACTTAAGTCGCTACTCCCCAAAGGACATGACATTGTCGTTGACATAGATTCTTCAGTGGAGACGGTGTTTGGAAACCAGGAACAATCTGCTGTAGGGTTCAATCCGCATCATCATGGAAGGGCAAGTTTTCATCCCTTGCTAGCGTTTGAATCGCAGATGGGGTGCTGCATCTATGACGAACTGCGTTCCGGCGACGCTCACACAGCAGAAGGGTTTGCAGCCTTCTATGAGGCGATGAAAAAGCAGTTGCCAACAGGTGTAAACATCCGTGCCATCCGCATGGATAAAGGGTTTACCGGTGAAAAGGTGTTTCAGACACTGGAACAAGACGGGCGAGACTACGTGATCAAACTGAAATGGACTAAGCGACTAGCAGAGCTGGCCCCCAACCTAGCGTGGCATTGTATCACCCAGAGTGATACAGAACACTGCGATGTTGCCTCCCTTATGTACCAGGCAACATCCTGGGAAAAACCTCGGCGAGTTGTCATTGTGCGTCGATTGGACATTGACCCGCAGGAGGTCCTATGTGCGGATTGGTTTTGGGAGTACGAGGCCATAGCCACAACGTTCGACTGGAACGGTGAGGACATATGGCATTTCTACAACCACCGTGGCAACGCTGAGAATCATATCAAAGAAGCCAAATATGGATTCGCCGTTGACCAATTCTCGAGTCAGAATTTCAATACCAACAAAGCGTTGGAAGCTCTGAAGCTGCTGGCATACAACCTGCTCCTGTTATATAAACAAGCAGCGTTGCAACCTGGAGTGCGTCAGTGGACAGTTGGACGGCTCCGGCGGAGACTATTCCTTCTACCCGGAATTTTGGTTCACCATGCACGTCAGTGGACAATTCGTCTGCCCGAGTTCGCACAGCGCCTGTCCACCCAAGTCCTTCAGGTGGCGACATAG